The Maniola jurtina chromosome 3, ilManJurt1.1, whole genome shotgun sequence genome segment TACATCtgtaatagtatttttttttttaaagaatttcatcttgactaacattcccctttccccttgaactaagcgtaaagcttgtgctaggagtgggtaagacaatagtacaacgggtggggtttgaacctccgacctttcggatttcagtccgctcctataaccgttgagcttaACAAATAGTTTCTTCTTGTACCCACTTAGTTAaaagcttaaaattaaaaaaaatgactgaTCATAAGTTTTCGCCTATTTTTAGCTATTTCCCATGCTACCGGATACGACTGGTTGCTCACGGTTGTAGCTTCAGTAGTATCTACGTATCTACCTAGGCTAGTTACGAATTATTCCCATctagatatttaattaaatgataaATTGCTCATAATATTCGTTGTAGTCgtatgtaaaattatattaaacttGTCAGTCATGTCTAGGTTTCGTAAAACAATCTATAAATATACTCGTAACCTTACAGTAGACGTGTTTCTTgattaaatattaggtaggtacttgcttacATTCCAATCCAATCTAACATTAAGGCTATTTCAGACTTGTGAAATCCACGCCGTCCGCGTCGGTGGAAACCGCGCGGATCTTAGGTATTTACATTATTGTATACCTTACCTTTCCTCGTGGaaaatagatacctaagtattacTAACTACCCACCCTGTCTTCGTACGGAAGAGGAGATATTCCACTGTACATTGTTTTCgtctaattttaattatatagataggtatggatggatggagatAGGTATTTACGCAGTGCACGCCACGGTCCACGGATGCTCTTAGATAGGACGATTTTTCTGACTTGTATAATATTCACAACTTATTATCACCATACCGGTAGCTTATTTTAGCAAAATGTTCACTAATTTTAAAGCCTTTAACATCCTTAAACAATCCCTCTTTCTTTTGGTGAAAAGTAGTAGTAGTTTCTGATATTAGACCGAACAAATATGAACTCAGTGTGGCTGGGGAGTTTAATATATATACGAGTAATGTGTGGGGATTATTGCATTTTCGGTGGACAGCGGGGCGATGGCAAAACTATTTCACTATAAGTAGTATTATTTTGTATACATTTTGAGTGGAGAGCGGAAATCGCGGTGGGCGAGGCGGATATCATGAGCGGGTCGCGACATCGCCAACCTGTATGGGATTATCATACATGATAATCGCAAACAGGTTTCACAAATGCGGGGGACGGGTGGACGGACTAATTTTCTTGTTTCGACAAATATTAACCGATGACTTTTTCTAGcttagaaattagaaaaagattaTCAAAGAGAATTTAGAAAAGAGTATTTTGGAAAGGCCCGCATTGTGGAAAGTTATTAGGAACTTGTAGTTCCATAATGATAAGAAGCTAGTCAAGATGTGGTTGTATACGTTGTCTATCTGTACAAGGTACATTTTACTGAAGTTTAAACACATCACAATATTATATTCTGGTTTTTCGCACATCTGAATTAGCCCTTAAgatggaagcgacgggcctgcccgcgaaattcaaatttctaATATCGACTATCGAAagttaattctagtatcgactattctcacaaattagtcgatactagagctaatttcttaaactggaccttttcaagtaaagatttttatataaacctgtgaggataatactgctattgtcgcaattaaaatacgataagcctacgttgtcgtattagtttacaaattgcgaaaaaccaaattaaatttaaatttcgcgggcaggcccgtcgcttccatcttaagctTTTCACTATCGCAATGTTTTTCATAACTGGAAATCTATTCTGCCAAGAATCATAATAGCAAGAAATATAGAAATAAAGAGTTTGATAATGTGGCTACCAATTTACTTGAGACTTAAAATAAATCATAGAGCCTACtctaatataagtaggtacttatgcatCTTATAAAAATGTATCCGATATTATGTGGGTGGGGCAACATATAACGTCGATTTGCATATTGTTTACTTAGAGATGAACGTGAAAAAATCGTCAAGGACCTTGCCTGATCTCTAAATGAGAGTCGTTTTTAGATTTAGATACCCTACATGAGTTAATCATGAGCTAATCTCAGAGTTCGATCCCagacacgcatctctaactttttggagcagATTTTTCGATCGCTGGATTAACTTTAACTCATGAATTAATTGACGGTTTACGGTAAACGTATTGACGGTTTTCTCATACAACAACTGTCAAAGCttctttattcataaaagttatttgacgattcaaaaatccgtcctaagtatcacttgctttaacggtgaaggaaaacatagttaGGAAACCTgtctgcctgagagttctccataatgtccccAAAGATGTGTAACGTCTACCACTTCTATACTGATTCTAAATTCTGTGGTGGCAGGATTAAAAGCCTGTAACCGGAGCAGCAAGACGGCGCGGTCTAATCCGATTGCGTGGCCAACAGTTGCAAATAGAGCAGACTAGCCGCAATGAAATAGAGCATGCTAGACGTAGTATGTCGTTTTGAATgtctacctaggtatattacgtgtctgtgtatctgaccCTGAACCTCGACTTGACCAAACGCAATTTTTAGTGATATTtgagatatatatatatatatccttacttaatattataaatgcgtctTAAATGTGTGGTtttctgctaacttttcacggcccaaaaatttaaccgattttaatgaaatttgatacagtgttagcttacatcccggggaagagcATAGGTTAttcttattccggaaaatcaacgagctcacacgggattcttaaaggaaTGAAATTTTGGCACagagaggtagcttgcattcagGAAACTGACACAGAcaacttttgacgtgacaacgtcttataattatactctgaggcgttccatgtaaggcttgaagtgcaagcgagagcgcggaacgagcgacaaagaagcacaatcggcctttgttgtcacgttcaactatcgtcagtaaaccgactttacagacaaccaattttttatttcgaaaaatcaaagaattcctacgggatttaaaaaaaattatatcaagctgactaactgactgactgatctatcaacgcacagctcaaactattggataaatcgggctgtttggcatgcagaagGCCAAGAAAAAATTACATTGGCGTACAGTAAacagtcataataatattagatatgtAGGGACTACAGATTTAGTTATTTGTCTTAGtttgttttttatgtttgtttatACACAGAAAATAACACGGGTGTAAAGCTATGAAAGATAAGATAACTAGTCTATCTTCCTTAGTTCCTAATTTTCTTTggttattttatacctactttaatattatataaagaagCCGCAATTTCCACAAACAAGCAATTAATAGAACCGAGGTTTATACAAAAATGAAAACGCGCTTTCTGCTAGAACTACTTATATCAGGCATTTTATTTCAActaaataaaatccatacttagtattataaatgcgaaagtgtgtctgtctctctgtctgttaccttttcacggcccaacagtttaaacgattccgacgaaatttcaaccagggttagcttatatcccggggaaggacgcggacgaagtcgcgagcatcttCTTAATATGTTCAACAGGTCTACAGGCTACCATTCAGTTTTAGAGACTGAGCTAGCGAATCACCGCGAATACTTACATCATTTTTCTTAGTGTTAAGCGAAACAATTGATTTCTAGCTGGCTCTATCCAAATGCCAAAACACAGTGATCGGGATCCCAGGTCGGTTGAAGGGCATATCTGGAGGGGAGATGAAGAGGCTATCCTTCGCGAGTGAAGTCCTTACAGACCCTCCGCTCATGTTCTGCGACGAACCTACCTCTGGATTGGACTCATTTATGGCACAGAATGTTATCCAGGTGAGTAACCTCTAATTTTTGGCCCAATCCAACGGTCTCCAAAGACTCCAAAGAACGGCCCGTAAACCAAGAGCCAGAGATATCCAGCCCTCAAATAGTTTATTATGACTACATATTTATACTGTATAGAATAAGTTGGGGAAGTCATACTAAACAATGTTTTtgttaatctaaaaaaaagaatatcaaTATTTCCGCATAGATCTTGACTCTTTTGACTAATTAGTGGAAGAATCAGTGTGGCCCTAGGCTAAAAAGTTTGGAGACACTGACCTAATTGAATCGAGCATAGGGTTTGATTCATCACGCGACCGAAATATTTTTGCTCTCCATCGTTTGTTGGAACGCAGTTAAGTTATTGTCAAGTAAAAAGAGCTTGGATGATAGTGGAGGGGATGTGTGCGCATAGATACTGTACTTTCCTACAGTGAGAGAAGAAAAAGGTTGCCTGATGCACTAATAGCCGGCGACACAAACACTCACGCCGTTGCATCTCATttttagactacaggcccatgtttaaaaatgggtgggtcatatgaaccttcaggtgacgtatacaggacgatataagagcataaaataataagtttcagcactatgccgtcacttgtaagctgtccaacagagtgctggtgagaattgaaaagtgcaggtagagtgagtacattttggtcatatatttttgtacggcatttttaccatcgatagatccatgaaaaataataagaaagcgcgcagtgccgtaaaaaaatggtgcgccacaaagtcagtaaatgttttgattttctgacaatttccggggtaaatttggtcatttaattctgtacggcactagtttcatactgtttcaatacagcctctaatccattattccgcaacgccgtacaaaaatcatgcgacaaggggaaaaaattgagggtagcaacccgctctctttccgtggtccggggggtgatttgagaaagtacggctttggttccaaaacattatctagcactcaaaagtactattaaaaataatgccgtaaaaaaattagtgttcatttgaatgtgtatcaataattatcttaatttcatggtatacttaatttttaaagctgtaaaatcatttgactctgtacggcaactttttttttaacatgatagtgtaaaatactattgttatatagtattgccgttcaaaagaaactgttctaaaaaaaattatagataaatacaaaaactgaaatttttcaaattattgcaaaagtttaaatattcatagattaataaaatatagcaattttctacgcttttcccttgttttaaatagtattaagataaataaattaggaaaaaattatgccgtacattttaatgcagaccatatcttttaggctgatgaaaatgacgctaccattttaagggtagtactttatggccatctgatactgtacggcattaacatatttttgaagagaacaattgataatatgtaaaaatcactatgccgtctaactgaagtgaacgggtgtgtatataatatccacatcccctacaaacctttggaccaacgaaaatgtacggcatgtaaaaaaatattatctatgcataaaacactttcaaaataaattaattttatgttgtttcaaatcaccccccggaccacggaaagagagcgggttgctaccctcaattttttccccttgtcgcatgatttttgtacggcgttgcggaataatggattagaggctgtattgaaacagtatgaaactagtgccgtacagaattaaatgaccaaatttaccccggaaattgtcagaaaatcaaaacatttactgactttgtggcgcaccatttttttacggcactgcgcgctttcttattatttttcatggatctatcgatggtaaaaatgccgtacaaaaatatatgaccaaaatgtactcactctacctgcacttttcaattctcaccagcactctgttggacagcttacaagtgacggcatagtgctgaaacttattattttatgctcttatatcgtcctgtatacgtcacctggtggttcatatgacccacccatttttaaacatgggcctgtagtctatttgttttttataccaCCAAATATATTACTTAGATCGTTAAATCACCCACTGTGGAAATCAAAGTTCTTATTCTCGGACGCTAGCTGTAACTTGGAATTGTTGTTTAATTAAACAGCAATCAATATAGCATCGTATCGGAGCATAAAATTATTTAGCAGTAGGTGTACGCCTTGGCTATGCTATGTAGTAGGATTATAGGCCTGGGTAAAAAGCCTTTCATGCCttcataatataaatagtaaaaagtAGAAACAGCCTCCAGTTCTAGTTATTTTAATGATTGCTAGCGTTTCAAGAAGCGTCCATTTATAAGACTACTTAAAGACCGGGAACGTAGAAGGTTAAAGAAGATGCTTTCGATTTGAAATACTTATGTAATATATATTTGTTCCACCAGGTACTTAGTGGATTAGCTAAAAAAGGCAAAACCGTGATATGCACGATACACCAGCCCTCGTCTGAACTTTATGCCATGTTCGACAAGCTGCTAATCATGGCTGATGGCCGAGTAGCCTTCCTGGGGTCACCAGACCAGGCTACGGAATTCTTTAAAGAGTAAGTTCTTACAGATTTGGATTTCagattgaatttactaaattctgaataGTTGAAAAACGGATAAACTTTTGATAAACTATTTTCTGAAATATTTCTAGGTAATATTCCTAATGTCGCCTTTGTtgtgaattgaattgaattaaattaatttatttcatgtaggatagCTTCTGCCAAGCAATGTAACTTTTACAATACCATACCTTGTGGGCTGTTGAATGCAAAACCTATCATTTCCAATCAATCAGCAAAAATGATTACCTAGACAAAGGATTCTTTGGCAAATATTCGAAGACAGCAGAAGTTgctaaaattttgattttttcttaGGCTTGGGGCAGCATGCCCTGCGAATTACAATCCAGCAGACCACTATATTCAACTCCTGGCTGGTATACCAGGTCGGGAAGAAACAACTCGACACACAATTGATACCGTCTGCACTGCTTTCGCCAAATCGGAACTAGGATGCAAAATAGCTGCTGAAGCCGAAaatgccttatatcatgaggtGAGTTGTTCGAAATAACTCAAACCTTTAAAATATTGTCTATTTTCACGAAGGTACCTATTACGAATACATAGATTCTGTAACACTCCAGAAATATAAAGAATCTAAGCTTAAtatgctataatccgctaaaaaggtAAATCtatatggtacaacatgcaacGTGCGACATGCACCCGACcttccactgctaagcatgcaggaaaagtcagccaccaagcaagtcccaagtaccaccacgcaacaccacagaaatccaccagaacacactcgacgcacgtttcgctccgacactgGCGcgtcctcaggagatgtagaccttacaatgcacaattgcaaagtctTATCATCATAAACTGGAAAAATAGTGGGTTTTCTGCTGTAAAAGAAGGAAGGTCAAATACGAATAGCTGTGAATATGTCaaagagttgtgttttttttttgctttaatttGACTATTTTTGAAGGTATAATTTCATTGCAGCGTAAAATTTCCGCCGGTTGGGCAGATTCTGCTTGGTCTAACGCGGTTGCGATGCGGTCTCGTCGTTCCCCATACAAAGCCTCCTGGTGGGCACAGTTCCGGGCAGTGCTGTGGAGATCATGGCTTTCTGTTACGAAAGAACCTATGCTTATCAAAGTGCGCTTCTTACAAACtattgtaagtatatttttgaaattctcTTTTTCTATTGCCGTGTCGTTTGAGCTTGATTTTCTTGTTTCGTTCTCTTTCTCTATTTCCAATTATGtattaaatttgaatatttctGTTTCTCTGACGATTaacaatatttattgttttatttattatatgttgTTGTCATTTGACGGTTATTGTCTTATGCTATTCCATATCCTTCTAATATTGTGATGTATGTAGTATGTCTTGTATGCCTCATTTTAAACTCTATAAATGTTTTGATTATTATGCTCGTATGCACTACTAAAagccattaaacaaaataagaagaagaatatttggtttataattaaatgtacatttattgataatgatatgatttaattttttacttcagATGGTATCAATTCTTATCGGCGTGATTTACTTTGGGCAACATTTGGATCAAGACGGCGTAATGAACATCAACGGAGCCATTTTCATGTTCCTTACCAATATGACGTTCCAGAACATATTTGCTGTTATAAATGTAAGAAGTTTTTCAGATCTCATATGTTCTTCTTAAAGTTTAAGTTGGAGAATTCAAACTAGCTATTATAGGAATAAGGATGCAAGTTTTTTAAGGCTTCTTCTAGTTGAAACATTACATGACTACATCCACTGACTGAAAGATACTAACTAATCGTGACCAAAGTTAACAGCAAGACGTTTGAAGCTTACAAAGATATCGCTTAATTTAAACCGAACTAACATACAAAATTCAAGCATCTAAAGGCACTTTCAGGCGATTATCTAATCCTGCTTCGTCTTGAGTCGCCATATATTAATAGTAGTATGTTTTTTATCAGGTATTCTGCTCAGAGCTGCCAATATTCATTCGCGAGCACCATTCAGGGATGTACCGCGCGGACGTGTACTTCCTCTCGAAGACGCTGGCCGAGGCGCCGGTGTTCGCGACCATACCACTTGTCTTCACCACAATAGCCTATTACATGATAGGCCTCAACCCCGCTCCGGAGAGGTTCTTGATTGCTTCGGGCTTGGCTGCTCTTATTACCAACGTTGCTACTTCGTTTGGTAAGTTTATCTTAACTTATTCTCTTCTTATAAATAGAAAACCAAGAGGTTTTCATTGCTTTTCGTTTGACTGCGTTCATTACCAACGTTAATACTTCTCTAAATAAGTCAATTctagttatttttaaagttattctTCATCTCTGAGTGCTTGGTCTTCAATACTCTCTGTACACAATAGGCTGTTGTAACCTTGCACCACAAAGATGTTTAATGCTTCTTGCTCTACGCGACTTTTGACGGTGTCAGGTATCACCTATACTCGTAAGAACAACCATTTTTGGCCTCTATACTTTGTTAAACTCTacataaacaataaatatatggCCAACTGCCCAAATATCGAGCTACCTTGCAcctttgcaacattgtttaatcaaaaaaaagtgttttttttaaacataggtATATCTAACACTttgctaagtaatttatcgagaattacggatagattgattagTCATTTTAGTCGTAAGACGATTGTGTCTGTTAATCTCATTTAAATCTTTTCCCATTACCTATCATTTAGGTAAATGTCTCACATACGGATGGATAGGTAAGATCAAATGGTCTTAGCTTTTAAATGTAAATGGGAATCGCTTTCATAATCACGTCTACTTACGTAACAACAGGTTTTATGTCTCtatcattcatcaaaatatgAATTTATAGACCTTAGTAATTCACTCAGTATTAATCTCCAAGTTATTGATCGTTAACCTGTCTGTTAAGTCGCGACGGTGGTTATTAAGCCTTCGCAACGATTCATAACTCTATAACActgataagtaggtaatatgttGTGCTCGTGctaatgttttattaatattatcaattGAAGAACCAGTATTTCCATAATGT includes the following:
- the LOC123879728 gene encoding protein white; translated protein: MTAGSEEHEPLISSSVDNQRVTYSNSPQGSTHSGSPRTSGEEVTLAIPSSRGYGAIGGVEKVTYTWADVNAFATEDRSRNRKFWHFWRSSSDRMFQQRKQLLKNVNGAAYPGELLAIMGSSGAGKTTLLNTLTFRTPSGVVSCGTRALNGQPATPEMMAALSAYVQQQDLFIGTLTVREHLVFQALVRMDRHIPYAQRMRRVQEVISELALSKCQNTVIGIPGRLKGISGGEMKRLSFASEVLTDPPLMFCDEPTSGLDSFMAQNVIQVLSGLAKKGKTVICTIHQPSSELYAMFDKLLIMADGRVAFLGSPDQATEFFKELGAACPANYNPADHYIQLLAGIPGREETTRHTIDTVCTAFAKSELGCKIAAEAENALYHERKISAGWADSAWSNAVAMRSRRSPYKASWWAQFRAVLWRSWLSVTKEPMLIKVRFLQTIMVSILIGVIYFGQHLDQDGVMNINGAIFMFLTNMTFQNIFAVINVFCSELPIFIREHHSGMYRADVYFLSKTLAEAPVFATIPLVFTTIAYYMIGLNPAPERFLIASGLAALITNVATSFGYLISCASSSVSMAASVGPPIIIPFMLFGGFFLNSGSVPPYLGWISYLSWFRYGNEALLINQWSGVETIACTRENFTCPASGDVVLTTLSFSEKDFTMDVVNMVLLFIGFRLLAYFALLWRTRRGK